The Hyphomicrobiales bacterium genome has a window encoding:
- the cas gene encoding CRISPR-associated endoribonuclease Cas2 gives MTATQLSGYRLMWIFVMFDLPVTSKAENRAATKFREYLLDEGFEKSQFSVYARFCNGKEQFEAHMRRIEANLPERGDVHILTFTDRQYENIIRFSGQRRRQRRKNPDQLALF, from the coding sequence ATGACCGCCACCCAACTCAGCGGCTATCGCCTCATGTGGATCTTCGTGATGTTCGATCTGCCCGTGACGAGCAAGGCGGAGAATCGCGCGGCGACGAAGTTCCGCGAATACCTGCTCGACGAGGGCTTCGAGAAGAGCCAGTTTTCCGTGTATGCGCGCTTCTGCAACGGCAAGGAGCAGTTCGAGGCGCATATGCGCCGAATCGAAGCCAATCTGCCCGAACGAGGCGACGTCCACATCCTGACATTCACCGACCGGCAATATGAGAACATCATCCGCTTCTCCGGCCAACGCCGGAGGCAGCGCCGAAAAAATCCCGATCAACTGGCCCTGTTCTGA